Genomic DNA from Brassica rapa cultivar Chiifu-401-42 chromosome A04, CAAS_Brap_v3.01, whole genome shotgun sequence:
GAATACCCAAAACAATTGGCAAACTTAGACAGAGATTGTCTGATAAAATGGGTGAAATTATCGTCAGATCATCTATGCTATCTTCGTCGCTTACTCCATATTATCTTATGGATACGACTAGGTTCGTTAACTTGTATGATCTTCAATCTATTGTTCAGTCAGTGCACTCCTTATTTGGATCCTGTAAACTGTACCACATGCCTGAAACTTGCGTCTCAAGATATCACTGAGTGTTGTAGTGATAAGCGTTGGGCTATGATCTGGACTCCTAAATGTCTTGTGAGTTTGGATACCTACATCCCCTACTCGCAGCGGTTCCTTCTCCATCAGAGGTgagcataaatataaatatatatttgtgtatAAAATGATGGGTTTATATCTAGAGAGTAGACGATACGTAACCAGCTTTCAGgttctaaaaattatatttcaaatacaaAACAGCTGCAACATTATTAGATCTCTCGTACTTTTAATAATATGGTCAATGTTGTACAAGATTATATTCAGTTTCTGTAaggattaaattttataataatttgtcTTTTTCCATCTGAAAAGATTTAGGAACAACTGACCAAGTAACTGAACCAAGACTGTAATAGTTACTAAAATATGTTACACAATTAGTTTCCCTTCAAGGTTGTTAGAGTCTGCTTGTGTGTTACACCATACACATCATCACAGAGCATTTTCCATTTTGATACATTTGATCATTACTTACTTTCGAGTTTCTGATAAACAAAACATTGTTAGTTCATGTAGTGTAGAAGAAAGAAAGCTTTGAGCATAGACCTGAATCTTCAAATTTACAGCAATTATATTCTTCATCGCTTTCTGGTAAGAGGTTTTCCTGAAGTTGAAAAACCATTTATCTGTCTTTTAGAACCTgcgattaaaataaaaacacatcaTGACTCCAAGCCGAACACTATGGATCTGAATGGTTACAACTCACAACATATGGAGTAATATTTTAGTGATATTTTGGGTATTCTACGTTCGTTCCATACAACGCAACCATTATTGGTTGTAAGAGTCAATGGTGAAATTACCTGTTAATGCCTTAGAGGAGGATGTGGAAATTGACAGACGAGAAGGTCTAGTTTGGTCTGCTTTTAGAGTATGCTTTAGTACCTTTGATGGTTCAACATTAGCTCTGCAATCAACAGATACACAATGAACACCAAACAAAGTTTAACTCTTAACTAAATCATAGGATTTAAAAGTACATTTAATTATGATATATACCCACTTTTCATTTTGTTCTGATTGTTCACACATTTCAAGAGGACTTGAGGTTTCAGAGAAGAGATTCGAGCCATCAGTTTCTGTCCCCATTGAAAGACAAATATCAGAATATCACTCAGTGtttcttaaaaatttaaaaattaagggcctaatatttctatatattatttgtctTTAGCCTTACCAGAGAACTTAGGCGATAATCTGGATTCATTTTGTTGTATACGTTCATCTGCTGAATCTGAAGTTGTTCTTCCGAGTAAACGATTTCCTTGTCTTTGCCTTGAAGAATTTGGCGACGCTCCTCCTAAAGAATGTCTTCTTGGAGAAGTAGACTCAAACCTTAGATTGTTTAAACCACTTCTTTTGGTACCGTTTATATTCTGAAACTTTTGAAGTTCTTCGTCTTTCTTGGCAATCATATCTTTCAAGTTGGATACCTGAATGCAAtatcaagattcaagaattaTCAATTAAAGATATTAAGATTCAATCATATTTTGAgggtttgaaaaaaaatattagaagcACCTGTTCCATGAGTTGTCGAACATCTCGTCCCTCCTTATAGCTTCTAGCTGCACCTAACTCGACACCCGAAACTCTTTCGGCGAATTTCAAAGTACTTACTGTCTCAGCATATGAATCTTCATCAGGATTTATCTGAACAAACATAAGAGTTTTCGCTTGTCCTcctaacaaattaaaaaaaaaaagtattacaaaacaaaaaaaagttgtcaCATAGTCTTAAGATATTCATCATTGTTCAGAGATAATACCTAAGGAATTTTGGAGGACTTGAGTCAGCTTGCTGTTTCTATAAGGTACATGAGGATTCTTATGTGCCAGAGCGAATATAACATCTCCAAGAGCAGACAGTGACTTGTTTATATGTTGAGCTTCTTTGAGTCTATCTCCGGTTACTTCAGAACGATCAATCCTCTCACTTCCAGCAAGATCAACCAAATGCAAACTGCCACGCAACTCGGAGTCAGTCTTGACATCAACACCGCGTACATGAACAGAAAGAACACtgccaaaaaaaagagaggaccGAACAATGTTTTGGCTTAGCTATacaatgcatatatatacacttcaagaagaaaatattcaaaaatgtcTTTAAACCTGTGTGATCTACTACTCTTTTCATTAAGAGCTGTTGCACCTACAGCTCTATTCATCAATCCAATATTCATCAATTCAAGAACATCATCAGTTGATCTTACACAATGCATGCTTGCATCAGGAACTGCGAGACCATTTGGTAAAGCAGTATTCCAAATCCCAAGTGTGTGCAAATTAAGGAAGATtaacttttgaaaataaaaaaaatggtaaatGTTGAATACTAGATTAGATTAGAGAAGGATATCTTCTACTGGGACCATCATCAGAAAGTAGGTCACGAACTTGCTCATTATAAATCTCAACCATTTGAACACCAACTTCATACATCACTGTGTCTTGACTACTTTGCGTTAAGTGGAACAAGTCATTTAAAGCTCTATAGTTTACACCCCAATGTTCTTCTGAATTTATGCTTGGTCCGCTCTGGAAACATAAAATggaaaacatattatatatataaactcgtAAAGAATGAAATCATCTTATATTTAGATATGTTTACTTACCATTGTATAAGTCTTTCCAGAACCTGTTTGCCCATAAGCAAATATGCACACATTATAGCCATCAAGAAGGGAACGAATCAACGGTTGAGTATCTAAGAATACTTCCTCTGCATAAACAAGAGATTCAGTACAGCTTTGTAACTATATTTTCCTCGTATGAAAACTACAGAAGAGGCTAAAACCTTGAGTTGATGAAGGGCCAAAGACTTTGTTGAATTTAAAGAATCGATGAGTGTCTTTGCCTTGCTTTAAGGGGTTTGCAACCACAAGCTCACCATTCTCACCTGTGTACTCTATTGatgtttctttcttattttgtcCTTTAAGGAATGGTCTTATCCGGCAATAGACTCTAATATTTCCTTTTATGTAAGATATATGAAATACAATTTATAAGATGGCAAGAAGCAAATTTATCAGTCTACAAAATGCTTGAACAAGTGAAGTAGAGTTAGCAACGTAACAATATATCTTCAACATAAAAAGTTCAAATATTCCGAAATACTTGTGTCAagattatatttcaaaatatgtCAAAAATGTTCTTTCAAAACACGATTTCACAACTTATACCTTTTAGTTCTTGTACTTCATTGTAAAGCCTTCGGTTCTCTTCAACAACTACCTGGTAGTTTTTTGCTGCATGAACCACTCCTCTAAGCTTTAAGCCTAAGAAGTAGAGCATTAGTACATATTAAAAAACACTGAAGTCAAAAAGAAACTGAAAAATGATCTTACCATAGTAATTTAGATCCTGGAAGTAGTTTTCTCCTGTCTTTAGAACTTCGTGTTTCAAAGACATTGAGGTAGCTTTCAACTCCTACAGAATTCACATAAGTTGATGATAGGTAAAGAATTATAACTCTTGTTGGTTCCGGTCAACCACACAATTGTATTAAGAACCCAATTACAAGAGCTTACAAAACCATCACTAAAGTCAAATAACCTGCAAAGCCTCTGACTGGTTGTGTATAAAGCTCTTGTATGTTTGCTCTTTCTTCTCCCATATTTTCGTTTTGATTTCACAAAACTTTTCGAGTTCTTTCACTTTATTGGTTGAGTCTACTACACGTAACTCTGACTCTTCTAATTGCTTTTCCAACACAGTTTTAGCTTCCTGAGCATATAATTCTAGTTCCAAAAATTGTTTTTCATGTGTCTCTTTCAAAACTTGAAGTTCTTTCTTCAACTTAGAAAGCTCAGCATCACTGCgctcttttttccttttcagtTGGAGTACATCTTGTTCTTCTGACCCTAGCTACAGAGCAGAAGATAGTAATACATTTGaacattttcttgaaaaatggcAACAAAATGAATTTTCGCAAATAGAGACTGAATTTGATAAAGAGTACCTCATTCTCATCTGTTGTCCCAGATGCTAAGTTTTCTAATACATTTATTCTTGATCTATATTTTTCTTCCCGAACCCTAAAGAGTATGTTTTGCTGCACAAGCATGTCTCCTGATTGTGTAAGTACTAAGGTATGATAGTGTAAGcgaaaaagtaataataaaaacTTGAGTTAATCATACATTCTTTAGGTTCTCAGCTTGATTTGAGATCCTTTGTTCCACTACTTGCACAATGCCTCTCAAGATAGATGCAAAatcctggaaaaaaaaaacagagcaagcaaacaaaaataaagattgagaacttaaaaaaaaaaattatgaactaataatttaaaatcacTTCCTTACATGAGACACATCCACATTCATCTTAGACACACTCTCGTCAAGAAGCTTATCGAGCATATCAAACAAGGATCGAGTAGAAGTATTCTAATaagagaaaaggaaaaggaaGTCAGAATTACAAGTTGAGGGTTTGTGTTTAAAAATATGGCCGAATTAGCAAActtgaaacaaaattaaactaaaGTGATGTAGAAAACatagttttgtttaattttgttagaacattttactTGTAAAGTGTTTGATTTTAGTAAGTCCAAAATTTTAGCATGAGATGTATTGATCTCAGAGACTTCCTTAGACTGTAGTCCATCATTAAAGTTGCCATCAAGTCCCTTTGACTGATCCTCAGGCAAACTCCACCTTCTCATTGAGCTAAGTGTATTCTTATCATATCCAGCATCAGAGAAACTAGCTTTAAGCGCCTTTAGAGACTGTAAAACTGGAATCATATCCCCCTACATCAATAATCATATAAATTTcgttaatttatcaaaaatcattaaatcatctacaaaattattaaatatgatatcaTTTCAAATGTTTGATCAAATACACCCACCTAAACATATGAATAAAAATGAATCAAAAATAGTTCAAACCTGTTCTAAGTCTGAAACCTCAAATCTGGGCAAGGCCATTTCATCCATAGCTGTTAAAAACCTCTCAATATTTATAGAAGCAAGTTCAAAAGTATTCCCCTATACGATAATCCAAAAGAGAGAATCTAAATATGCATAAGTATATAGAAAAACCAATAGGTTTACCCAAAAATCAAGTACCATTTTCATTGAACCGGGACTAAGCTGATTCAAGAGATTGCAAAAGACAGTACCATCCATCAGACACGCTCTTAGTTCTTCCTCTGAAGCTTCCCATGGTAAATTTAAATAAGGAAGTGTCTCATTTAACCACTCCACTAAACTCTGATGACCTGTGAGTCAAATTAAAAGCGGTTATAAgaacaaatacaaattttaactaTTGTCATAAATATCAAAAGAAGATAGTAAAAAAACATTGCCTTGCTTAGTATCATCTATACTTTGACGACTTTCTGAT
This window encodes:
- the LOC103864196 gene encoding LOW QUALITY PROTEIN: kinesin-like protein KIN-14K (The sequence of the model RefSeq protein was modified relative to this genomic sequence to represent the inferred CDS: deleted 1 base in 1 codon): MDGTVFCNLLNQLSPGSMKMGNTFELASINIERFLTAMDEMALPRFEVSDLEQGDMIPVLQSLKALKASFSDAGYDKNTLSSMRRWSLPEDQSKGLDGNFNDGLQSKEVSEINTSHAKILDLLKSNTLQNTSTRSLFDMLDKLLDESVSKMNVDVSHDFASILRGIVQVVEQRISNQAENLKNQNILFRVREEKYRSRINVLENLASGTTDENEVLFIKFSLYLRKFILLPFFKKMFKCITIFCSVARVRRTRCTPTEKKKERSDAELSKLKKELQVLKETHEKQFLELELYAQEAKTVLEKQLEESELRVVDSTNKVKELEKFCEIKTKIWEKKEQTYKSFIHNQSEALQELKATSMSLKHEVLKTGENYFQDLNYYGLKLRGVVHAAKNYQVVVEENRRLYNEVQELKGNIRVYCRIRPFLKGQNKKETSIEYTGENGELVVANPLKQGKDTHRFFKFNKVFGPSSTQEEVFLDTQPLIRSLLDGYNVCIFAYGQTGSGKTYTMSGPSINSEEHWGVNYRALNDLFHLTQSSQDTVMYEVGVQMVEIYNEQVRDLLSDDGPSRRLGIWNTALPNGLAVPDASMHCVRSTDDVLELMNIGLMNRAVGATALNEKSSRSHSVLSVHVRGVDVKTDSELRGSLHLVDLAGSERIDRSEVTGDRLKEAQHINKSLSALGDVIFALAHKNPHVPYRNSKLTQVLQNSLGGQAKTLMFVQINPDEDSYAETVSTLKFAERVSGVELGAARSYKEGRDVRQLMEQVSNLKDMIAKKDEELQKFQNINGTKRSGLNNLRFESTSPRRHSLGGASPNSSRQRQGNRLLGRTTSDSADERIQQNESRLSPKFSETDGSNLFSETSSPLEMCEQSEQNEKANVEPSKVLKHTLKADQTRPSRLSISTSSSKALTGSKRQINGFSTSGKPLTRKR